A window of Chryseobacterium shandongense genomic DNA:
TCTCTATGTTTCAAATAAATAATATAGATAAGAACCTGCATTCAACTTTATCTTACTAAATTGCGAAATTTATGGGAGATTTTCAAAGCGCACATAAAGACGAGTTAAAATTACTTCAACACTTTCTCACTCTCCAAATTCTTAATTAAAAGCAACTGAAAGGCTTCTCCCAACTCATCAGAAGCCTTGCTGATCGCATGCTCCAGCATATTTCGGATTTGTTTTTCCGTAACACCTGCTTCCGTCCAGCTCTTTCCGGAAGTATGAGAATTTAGGATAAAAGGCATAATCCGGTCAATCGCACAGGCAAAAATAGCGTCCGGCGTCTGTTCTTCCTCAAATTCAAGCCAGAGATTAAAAAATTCGGACCGTAAAGGTTCATCCAAAATTCCGAATATCTTTTGGGCAGAAAGTCTTTCTCTTTCAAACTTTCCAACCATTGCTGCTTCATCAAATAGAAAGGTATCTCCTGCTTCAATTTCTACCAGATCGTGAATGGAAAGCATTCTGATCACTCTCAAAAGATCAATATCAGCTCTGTTTTTGGAGTATGG
This region includes:
- a CDS encoding HD domain-containing protein, with translation MKIQKEIDFILAIDALKNVQRRNYNADDSRRENTAEHSWQIIILAQILFPYSKNRADIDLLRVIRMLSIHDLVEIEAGDTFLFDEAAMVGKFERERLSAQKIFGILDEPLRSEFFNLWLEFEEEQTPDAIFACAIDRIMPFILNSHTSGKSWTEAGVTEKQIRNMLEHAISKASDELGEAFQLLLIKNLESEKVLK